The genomic stretch AACTACTTATAAGCTTGAAGATATTCTTGGAGTTAAGTGAGAGGGCTTAAAAAATAGAATGCATACATAGTTTGAATAAATCGTAGTTATCATAACATTCTTTGAATATTTTTCGTTGGCTTGTTTGGAATTACAACTTGATTAAGCGTTTGTTTATCATTAAGTGCTGATGTATAGCCTATTTTTATAACAAGATACCGGCATTAAGTCAAACTATTTTTATATAAGTTATTAGTTGTTTTCATAAGTTGTATTAGAGAGCTTATGGAAATAAACTCAAAATAGCTTATGGATATGTAATAACTTGTTTCCATAAGATTTCTGAAGTAGTCTCACAAGTGTGTATACCAGTAGATTAGTTGAAACAAGTCGATTAAAACAAGCTTATCCATTAGTACTTCGTGAGAAGCTTATCCAAAAATGTATATACTTTTGCTATCCACATTCTTTAGTTTTACTTTTAAATAATGGTGGGGAGAATTTTGATGTATCTTCTGATTCTTATTTGACATGGCTAGGTTAAACCCAAAGATTATCTTGTAATGATATCTTGCATGAGGCCAAACATATGGGCTACTTTGGCTGATGAGGTACCTGCTTGGGTGTCAGATAAAAGGAACAAAACCTCGGTGGATAGAACTTTGAGATGGCTTGACGATTGCCTGGAATTGGATCCGGTAAGTGACGCATTATGTTTTTCTTCTCTAGGGATATGAATTGCATTCTTTATGAAAATTTTAGTAGCTGAAAATGCTTGTGGTTTTGGTTCATGTTTGTTAGCAAGATGCAAGAGATGCAAAAATAAGTTGTAAATTCTAAATAGTAATGAATTTGAAAATGTTGTGATCCTAAATCTGTTGAGTTTATATATAGTTTTGTAATCAATAAGTCATCATGGTATTCAAGAAGGACTCTAGAGTTTAGACCATTTAGCATGCCTTGGATTGGATTGATAGATTATTTATATGTCAAGTGGCATGATCCAAAGATGATGTAGTTATCTCTTAGAGGAAGTGTGTTAAGTACATCCGTGGAGGAAGTCTGTTGAATGCAGAGTTTATATTCATTTGGATCCTAATGTCAAACAACATCAACTAAATTAAGGGAAGCTGCTATCACACCTAGGAAGATGAAGAAGATTTGTAGGAGGCAAAACTGCTTTAGTTTTTCATCAAAATCGAGGCATGCATTTTTGAATGACGTGGATTGTCATTATTTAAACTCACCATGTGGGCAATTGAATGTGGATATCTCTGAAGTACGAGTACTTCTAAAATTGTGAAGTACCGAACCATGGTCATGTTacttcatttttttcatttttttcattattCTGTTTCAAGTGAAATTTGTAATTTTTTCATATATTAACATAATAGATTTATGTGTTTTAGTTTTTTTGTTATAGTAACTTAacataatattttatttttaaaatttttgtTGTGGTGTTTTATTATGAATTGAACAATCTAGTTCTCCACTAATATATTTTATAGAGAAAGTCTTATTTTTAATACACATACCCGTACTTTGATTTTTTCGTACCACCGGATACCGTAGCCGTACCTATGCATCATAGGTGGATATCCTTATCTTGAAATATATTAAAGGATCTTTGAGAAATAAAAGGTATTGAGAGTGTTTGTCTGTTGGAATGTGTGTTTTCCTTGTTTTATTATCTAAAAAGGAAGTTGAGTAAGGAGTGAGATGTGTAAGTATCACTAATCTTATTCATCTCATTATTCATCTCAGTATCGTGTCATTAAACTCTAAGCTTAGTATAATAGTATCAATTTGATATTAGATATTTAGTCCTGCTCTCCTTCAATTTTTTTCAGCTGTATTTAATATAATTTCCTGTCTACAACGAGCTCTATTAACTAATTCAACGTGATTTGGACTCTCAAAATTTAGGCTGTTGGATCAGTTTTTGGTGCCATAGTGGGGGGCCCAAGTTTGGATGAAAGAAAGCGATGTGCAGAGGAGGTAGCCAAGCGAAATGTAGCAGGTTTCTTTTTCTTTAGTTGTTTTTCTGCTAATCATCTGGACCTACTTATGAATAATTATGTTCATCCGTTCCATCCTCATAAGCCATTTTTATGCCAATTTATTAGACTCATGTAGTTTGTCTATGCAAATCTCTACATTATATTTTAGGCTAGTTATcacaaataaaaataaatccTAATAATCATCTAGGATACTCTAAATATAATATAGATATTATTAGATATTTATCAAATGTTTTAAGAATGAGGTAAACTTCTATTGATGAAATCAATTTTGTGATGTCATGTGATTTTCCGGCACCCAATTatgttttcaatttttttttatgtatatttatttcttttatttcttcCAACCCAGCAGAACGCAACCTTGCTGACAACCTGAAACACAAATATTTGCTTGTATTGTATTCTTTTGGCATATTTAGTCCCCAAGTCCCTTAACTTAATTTACTGTTTCGCTTTAGTCCCTTAACTAAAAAACGTTAGTCCCTAAGATTCACTTCCGTTACTCTATTTGGTCCATTCCGTTAAATTCTGGCAAAAAAAAAAACGTTAAGTTATGGTGACGTGGATGTACAACTAGGCTCAAGGTCCAAATGTGATCAAGCATTTGTACTATAAAATAGGGTTTCCACTTAAGTTTCTCAAATTATCGCTAAAATCCTACCTTATAGTACAAATGAGTCACATTTGGACCTTGAGCCTTGCAGTACATCCACGTCACCATAACTTAACTTTTTTTTGCCATAAATTGACGAAAGGGACCAAATAGTGTAACATAAATGAAGTTAACGGACTAACTTGTAACGTTTTTTAGTTAAGGGATTAAAGCGGAATATTAAATTAAGTTAAGGGACTAAAACATGTATTAAGCCTATTCTTTTCATCTATATGATTCAAAATGACTACTATTTATTTTACCATTAGGGGAAACATGTTTTGGCAGAACATGACTTTCTTTTTAGTAGAAGTAATATTAGGAATGTAGAATTACCAAAAGGAATATAATTCTAGCCTAGGGAAGGGGTAAGAATTAGAAAACATTTGTACCACAAATCCCACAATAGAGTTTCAAGCAAGGTGGGGATGAGCGTTTGAATTGTAATTTGTGATAGAAGAGTCTCAAGTGAGGGAAAGTCTTACTGCATATATGTAGGACATGCAATGTTGTATAAGATTGAATGTTATAAGTGATACATAAAACAAGATAGGATTATGAATGAGATCATCAAACAGAAAGATAGAGTTGCACTTATTGCGGGCCTGTGAAAAGAGCCCCGTCGAAGCATCAATAATGTGGGTTAGATTAGATGGAGTATGATCCAATAGTTTGAGTTGGAGGAAGATCAAGGAAAACAATAGGTTAATTCATTAAGAAATTTGGACTTAAATGGACAATTTTAGATATGATATTTCAGAGTATCATGGTGTTGTTTAACCCTGGTAGCTTACTCGGAATAGACTTTGATTGTTACATTGTGTTGTTTTCTCTTTATGTCATGTGATACATTTGAGACACCTATAAATGCCTATATTTTGTGTAGATATGGTTACATAACTCTGGTTATTCATGTAGGTTATTGGATTGGTGGATTTGGTCTTGGAGAGGCCATTGACGAGCGACCTGCTCTTCTATGTGCTATTGTTGTAAGTGCAATCTGCAGTACTTGTTCACTTCATTAAGACTTTATTCAAATTGGATTTAATTTAACGAGTGATAGATAGATGCTGAAATTATAATACAGCTAAAAAAAAGCTCTCCTTTATAGTTCTGCTCGGCAACAGAGGTATAAAAACTATGCAACAGTTAGATATAAAAACTTTTGATGAAATTTCCCCCAGAATTTTATGCTTTTAGGAGAGTTGGTCCTCGACATATTTATGACTTTTGATATAACAAAGTTACCTTATTCTCAGGATGTCTTGCCAAATGAAAAGCCGCGCATGATCTGTGGTCTTGGACTCCCAGGTATACAACTACGCAATTCTTCATGTTTAGTGGCCTGCTTTGCTCAATGGATGTGTTTATTCTTTTATTTCTATGTTCTTATCTTAACATCTGCCTCAATTATCTTACTTTGGCTAATAATTCATTGATAATGAATTTATCACATGTCATGAACCGACTAATGGAATCAACTAGAGTTATATCATGCATGATTAAGAACTTTTAGTCATTATGATGGTTAAATCATATACTAGCTCCATGCCTAAATATAAGACCCTCTTGGAGATTTTTACCTCTTCCTTTTTTTATGTCCCTTTTCAAAATTTCAAATGCATCAATTCTTTTTTTACTAACAGACCCTTAATTATGTTACATCTTTTTTTGCAACTTACAATAAATATTATAGGGAACCAAAAACTTAGGGACGGAGGTTGTATATGATTCTGTTGACTAGGCATTTAGTTAGTAAAAATAATCAATCATTATCTTTTGTTCACTCTTCCATGCTACTAATCTATTCCACAAGCTTTTATTGTTTGGTGTAGAGACATGAGTGGTTTTTATATTATCTCTCCAAAACATCTGTTTACGAGAAAGCACCGTAGGCTAGAAGCGCGGGCAATGCACAGGCTTACTTTGACTGTGCtgaaaattatttttttattagatGATGGTGGCGGTTAGGGGTGTGAACTCAAGATCATTTGGTCATAGAAGCTCTGACATCATATTGTGCACCATTTATTGAACACACTTTTGATTAAGTTTGAATATATACAAATTTGTTGCACATAAAAGCTTACTGTAACTTTGCAGAGGAGATCTTGCAGGGGATTGCTGCTGGAATTGATCTTTTTGACTCATCGTAAGTACCTATTTCCAATTTTTGTTTGTTCTATATATACCCCTATTCACCCTGGTGCATTATTTCACGTAAAATTTGGATGGTTTTTGTGATTACTCATAGATACATCTATACCCTCACACTTGGAGGATTTGCGCTAACCTTTTCACTGGACAAGAATGGGAATCAAGATAATTTTCAGCCAAGTCAGATTGGAAGTGACTCGAGTAAAATTAATTTGCGAGCGACAGTTTATAGGTAGCATAATCATTTTAACTGCCGTTTGTACTTTCTCAAATTCAATCTTATGATTATGATACTGGGTTGAAGTATTAGGTCGGTGTCTTTCACAGATTTTACTAAACATTGATAGAAAAAGGCCATTTTAAGCTGCAGGGTAAGTTTCAAAACATGGTTATAAACAATAATGACTTCAGATATGCGAAAATTAGATCTATTGACTCTCAAAGCTAGTGATTTTGGATGTCTGAATACTAAAATTTTATCATTGTGTGGTTATAAACCTAAGACTTAATGCCTTTAGAGTAATACTGAAAACAAATTTTTATTACCTTCATAAAATACAAGTCCAAAGGAATATGATTAAAGCAAAGGTTTGTTTTTTGTTGTAATGATTATGAAAACAAATGAACTGAAGATGAAAACTGAAAATAAAACCAGCAGTAACAAGCACCTTATTTACTAATTCCTCTGCTTGTGTTTCATTGCAGGAAAGACATGTCTCCGATTTTAGGAGACTGCACCTGTCATACATGCCAGAATTATACAAAAGCATACATCAATCACCTATTCAATACTCATGAAATGCTGGCACAAACTCTGCTAGAAATGTATGATTTTCATTGCTTCAAATCTTCAATGATACTCTTGATTAAATATATGACACCGACACGTGCGTGTGTACTCTTGATTAAATATAGGACACCGACACGTGCATGCTTGTGCGTGTGTAGCAACCATAGTTACACTTATACTTTTTAAGATGAGTTAATATTGTTATGGTGAATACTGCAGCCACAATACACACCACTATCTTAGGTTCTTTCGTGTGATAAGAGAAGCAATCCAAGAGGGGAGGTTTGAGGAATATCGACAGACATTCATCGAAAGCAGGCGCGGGCATTATGAAAGGGTTGTGGTCTGTGGAGATGTAGGGTGGTTTGACAGAATATCACGGTTTGTTTTTAAGTGCTGTGCGTTTTAACTGACATTATCCTGTTGGGAACCTATGTATCTTTGAGTTCATAGAAATTTCAGAGTAAAAATAGGGCATAGAAATTCTGACAAAGGTCGATTACATAGTCTACGTTAGGTTGAGACTAGattctttttttatttaaaaattatgaAGTCAAAGTTTTGTAAGGGAGTTGCTATTTGCACCCTCCTGTTTTTTCTTAATTTTTCCCACTCTTTGCctaaatatattaatttttttctcGATTCTTTTTTGCAGTATATGTCAGGATTGTTTCAATATCTGTCTCAAAATTAATTTCTGGATCAAAAATGTGTTTCAGATACTAATTTATTTTAGGAAGTACATGTTTGGCGTTTTATGAAAATTTAATTTGGACACACATTTAAGTATTTAAGTTTTGTTTGACAAAAATAGTTTATGGTAGTTGGCGGCTAATAGTTGATGGCTCTTAGTTGATAATTATTATATGTAATAATTGAGATAATTACATAAATCACAAGATATAATATTTGATAATTTTGAACAACATTAAAATTATATATTTCATGATGATCGGAGATCAATCAAGACACAAAAAATTTGTATGTTCGAATTAACATTATAGTTATATTGTAAAATAATAGTTATATTGTAAAATATTAGATAATAAATTTATTTGTATTATTATTTTAGATTATATAATCGAATTCAAAATTATAATGCTGTTCGTtaaattttataataaaatttatATAGTCTAATATAAATTGATGTTACAATGTAGTTCGTTAAATTTTATTATACAATGTATTCAAAATTACAATGTAGTTCGTTACTAAATGAGTTTTGTGGTTAAGGTGGCTGAAAatttaaaaactatttttttagTTTTATCAAACAAAGTCTTACTCTCAAAAGTTTGTTTCCATGGagtaataattataaataaatgtatatatatatatatatatatatatatatatatatatatatattagatatatatatatataatagatatatatatatatataatatatatatatatatatagatatatatatagatatatatatatatatatatatatatatataatagatatagatatatatatatatatatatatatatatctatatatatatatatatatatatatatataatatatatatatatatatatatatatatatatataatatatatatatatatatatagatatataatatatatatcatatcgtatatatctatatatatagatatagatagatatagatatatAGGATATATATATCTAGAGAGATATATAGGGAggagatatatatatatatattgatattagatatatatatatataatatatatatatatattatatatatatatatatatatatatagagatagatagatagaatAGATATATATAGAGCATATatagattatatatatatagaataAGTATATATAGCAGATTATAGGCGGCATCTAGGCGGATATTTATTCATATATATAATATGGTGCAATATGTATCCTGATATCTGCTTTTTCTTTATGAGAGAGTGATTGTTTATTTAACttagagatgcatctccaaaatatGTTTGTAGATGTATCTCCGTAACATATGTGCAACAGAAACAGAAAACCAGACAGTTGtattttgacaaaataaaattaTCATTCATATAACATAAAATCAACATTACATAGGATCTcaacataaaataaaatattacATTTCAATATCTAGGTTGACGCTTCAacatcttcacaatatcttcaaCCGAGCTTGAAATTGTCGCTTTCAACTTGAGCGAGACTTTTGTTTTGAAATAGAAATATATATTCCACATAATCCTTACATATGCATTCGTCTTGAGCTCATAGTTGTTGAACTCAATCCTACATTTGTTGTTGACGATGAACAATACTCGAGCTTCACAAATTTTTCGATTATCTCCGCAAGGTAGGAGATTATGCACTTCGTATTGcaaatatgcaaaagaggtgtACTCGTTGAGCTTAAACTTTTGTTCGGGTGTCGCACTGAAGAAGGAGACATTTGTGACATATTTTATTTCtatgaaataaaaaacaagagcCCCAAAATTTATAGAAGTTGTAGACAAATGTGGACCTCAAAAATTCTATAGTGTATAAGTGCTAGTTTCAGAGATACATTTTCCGTACCACCCTATTATCCTATTCCAGATATATATCTCTAAAATCTCTCCTGAACTAGGCAGAAAACAAAACcggtgtgttttgtttggcaaATGGACAACCTTTTTGGCAAACATCAAAATGTATTAAATTTTTTGAAATTGTATATATTAAACTTCATTAATATTAATACACAATTACATAAACTTAATTGATGACGAAAAATTAAAACGAAACGAAAGATTTGTCGCCGGCTAAATCTATAAGTATGTGTGGTACCCCCTTTGACTTTTGTGCATTTGATTCTAGAACTCTTGCATCCTTTCCATAAATTGGTCTGACAAAGTCTCGAATTTTGTTGTTGAATGAGTCGTCCGCTCCATTGATGCAAGTGGTATAGAACATCCCGATTTCAAATAAACTTGAACAAAGTGACATGATTTTGAAAGCTACTTAATACACATAATACgatcatttggattttgaggtggggCGGTGCGCTGTGGGAAAAATGTTTCTGAAAAATCGTATCTTGTAATATCAATACATATTTTATCATACACATTTGCTATAAGATGACTCATTTTAGGGAAGCACGTCCATTTTGCCTCTGGTGTCGGTCCAGTAATGCAAGGAACAAGAGACTCATAAATTGCATCAAAGTTTTCTTTCTTTCCGTAAAGTCGTTTGTATGATTTTTTATGGGACCTCAACTCATGGATAAGTTGATGGCGGACATGTGTGTGATCATCTTATCCTTTACCAAATCCAAAACAACTCAATAACAACAATTACTGTCACCCTAAACATTGACGATCTACTCGATGTATTTATGCATATAAACCGACATCTCGTTAATGAATAAATTTTTTGGTGGAGGCGGTGAAATGGGTGGTTTGCTAATGCAATCTCCTTTAAAAAAGCGTTTTTTTTGTTGAGATTTTGGAGTTGTCGAGCCCGGAAAAACTTTATCAACATGTTCAAAATACGAAGGAGACCGCACCGTTGAATTGTCACTCAATGTAAGCTTGAGCATATTCGGAGCACCATTTATTTTTACCGATTAAGAGGGTGGTTTTAAGTCAGTGGTTTCCGGACAAGTAATCTTCCTCAACTGTTCTTTGATGTGGAGTTTCATATTGTCATCGACTTTTaaaaatctctcttgtatcaCTTCTCATTCGGTCAAGATAGGGATATTTGATTTACCGTCTTTCATGGCACCGTCATCATCAAACCTAATCATTTTCCAATGACTGCAAACTTCATCCATTCTTATTGGGCTACCAAGTTTCAGCTTCTTTGCTATAAGACATGCACATGGTAGACCATAGGTTTTCATAATTGTGAAACCACACTTTGTGCTATTGGAGCCTACATTATCAACTTGTTTTACTTCGAgaaaaatataattcaaaccTGCTCGAGATATGTTGTCGATCAACTGGGGATAAAGATTGTTGTCTTAAAATTAGGgcatcctggtggactgaaaGCTTCAAcgaagcggtccaggcaaaacaagggataaaaatcaatcaaaagaggtcatcAAATCCTCATCAAAATTAAAGGAAAAGCATAAATAAGGTGACTgtcatttcaagaaaatctcatctTGAATCCTTATCTTTACTCTAACATTGTCAAACTCTCTTGAGATTTGAATGGGTATTACCGAATTAATTGAACTTTAGgactggagatcatcaagaagaagggtgAGTTAAAATTAAAAATTTGAGTCATATATCATATGTTTCAAAAGTCGTGAACCAAGCCATGTtaaaacccttaaaagacctGATTGAGGCATGATTTCTTTTAAAAACATAttacaacaaggttgtgttaacctgactccaaaaGATCTTTGCTGATCATTTGTGTTGATCACACCACCTTGCACACTGTGAATGGATAGATCAACATTGAGTTTTGATCATTGACTCATTCACTGTATTTCACCATCATCTCAATAATGAttgatttcaaaattttcatttgCATTGCATAAAAATTACCATTTTGAATGAACTATTTTAATTACAAGTCAGCACTCGGCATCAAAGGAATCCCAATAAAATCACAGTCAATTAAGGAACTTGATCAcgtgaaagaagtctagtcagggGAAAATCACTTCGAGTATCAGTCAATCTAAGCTAATCACTCCAAGAATCGGTTAGTCAAGAGAAAATCCATTCAAGTCTCAGACTGGGGCAAGATATCACAAAGAGTTCAATGGGTCCAACCCTTCAAAGGTGGTCGATCAGAAGCCTACCATTCCAAGAATTTGATAATCAGAGGTAAAATGATGCAAGATTCAAACATTGGGGAAAGTCATCTCAAGGTCATATTATGATAAGCTATTTCCAAACTCCTTTTAAGGTGAACGTcttcaaagacccaacagactAGAGCAAGATACGTTACAGAAGGAAAAGTCCTCTCCTTGCTTTCAAGTTGCTCAAGCGAACTCTGCCACATGCCAGTGACTGTTAAGTTCAAGACGAGTGCTTGGAAATCATGCTAGCACAATCCATCAATCCTCCGAAAGAATCCTTTTGGATAAGTTGTAACTGTCAATCTTGATAGAATTCTCATTTGAATACATCTATCACAAACACTTGGTTGAGTCATCAGTGTTGAGGAATTAGAACGCCcacatttgcatatcatgtatcatgcataaaatcaaaattaaatcaTGCATAGCCCGAAGTGCACTTCGCATATCATGTATCATGcataaaatcaaaattaaatcaTGCATATCCCGAAGTGCActtcgcattcatctgcattgACCCCGGTCTTATTGTTGATTTTTATCCCTTAACTTGAAGTCCGGTTGTTACCGACATATTTTAAAGTCCAGTTGTCACTGGCAACCATTTCCAAATCCCAATTGTCATTGTCACTCAGTTTTAATCCAATTCTTATTGGTATCCTAAGTCCAGTAGTCACTAGCACTCTTTTTAAAGTCCAATTGTAATTGGAATCTTTGAAGTCCAATTATACTGGCGTTACCTAAAACCCAATTGTCATTGGCACCTAAAGTACAGTTGTTACTGGCATCCCCTCTAAAGTCCAGTTGTCATTGGCcttcatttcattttcaaaatccAATTTTCATTGATACCTAAAGTCCATTAGTAACTAGCACCCTATTTTTAAAGTCCAATTTTTATTGACATCTCTAAAGTCCAATTGTAACTAGCCCCCCGTTTTAAAATCCAATTGTAATTAGTACCTAAAGTCTGGTTTTCACCGGCATCATTTAaaaagtccaattgttattggtaCCCGTAAAGTCCAGTTGTCACTGGTCTTATCTTTGAAAGTCCAGTTGTAATTGACACCAATCTGTTAGAAGCTGGTTGTAACCAATGCTTACGGTCAATGTCCAACTTTGTTGGCACATACAAGGAGGTTTTATTACCCTATTTGTCCGAATGTTTCTTAGAAATTCATGTATGACTCTTCATTTTAAGGAATTCCCAGAAGATTGGAAGTTGTTCTTGTTTAAAAGCTCcaatatttttttcttcattGGTTTATTTGTAAAGAATCATCACAGCCTTTTGTGTGGATGATTTTCTTGTTAGAAAACTCCCGAGTTTTGTCTCAGATAATTTCTTTGTAAAGAACCTCCAAGTTTCTTTTTGCGTTGATGGCTTATCTTATGAGAAAGGTCCCGAGTTTGTTGGATGAGTTCCTTGTTATATAACTTCATTTTTATTGGATGATTTTCTTGTTAGAGAACTCCAGAACATTGTGTTGGATAATTTCCTTGTTAAGGATCTCCAAAATCTTCGATTGAGTGATTTTCTTATCAAAAATCTCCATAACTACTCAGATATTCTAAAGTTTATGCTTGTCATCTCTAACCAGTTGATAACCTTCATTTTTAAATATTTCTCATTGTCTTTTCTCCAACAAATTGTTACCCTAGTGTGTCTTCACCCCTTGTCGTTTTCATTTCCTGTAGATCTCCATTACCATATTGACATCATTCCCCACATGTCCATTTTCTATTCATCATAAACATCGTGCTAGGGTTCACTTCCTATCACATCATATCCCTAGTAAatcaaaatgaaaaaaaaagtatttCATACATTCATAGCATATCATATTATTTCATATGTATTCAGGGACAAAATTTGGATCTTTTAATCTTTAACTATCTCCCACTGCGATCATATGAAGAATGACATTTTTCATATTCTCTGGTTGAAGATATTTAAATAGCGGCGGTTGTCATACCTCAACTTTGTCATAGTATtttaaattcatctgatacatgtcTATTTGTCAAGTTTACATTTTTagccatatgcatttttatcaaCAAATAAAGTAACCATAATCATGCATATATGCATTATAGTAAAAAAGTTAACATAAAATCAACATTTTACATATTGAAGAAATATactaaaattgcatttttttcattattcattttgaaaattaaatttatgatcatttgatttatcaGCAAAATATTCATTTAAATTGTATTAATCATTTTCATtcatcataaaacaaaaattaatgTTTCTATAAGGTCTaaaatatctctcatttattacatcattattcTTTACGTATATTACATAATTATTCCATTCATATATTGCATTattattcactatttaattaaataagtttctaAAAGACACTCACACTCTTTGCATAATTCTTAAATTATATTTTCTAAAGCCTATAAAAAAATCTCATTTCATTCACAAATGACATCAATAATCACTCACAAGAATAAGCCAAAACTTTGCACAAAtttctttccaattttcaagtcactttttattattatttatttagTTAGGTTTTTAATTTTTGTATATTTAATTCTTTGCATTATTATTCTTGTTGCACTTAAttagtaccttaatcatcacTATTTTGCATGGAAAccattgattcaaaatcaagagtttaaagtgttcttgaatCTCCATAAACAAACGTGattaaatatgatttaatttttgtttatttaattttttttgcattattAATTTTGTCACACTTAAttagtaccttaatcatcaccattttgcatGGAAATTCCAgtgattcaaaatcaagagtttaaagtgttcgTGAACCTCTATGACTCAAAGTGattaaatatgatttaattttttattaGACTTAAAGAATATTTTATTCACGGTAAGTTTGCGTGTTTTTGTTTTTCGTCCCTGTATTTTTTTCCCTAGATAAAGTCCTTAAAtgttgaatttcatttgattttaATCTCTGTTAAAATCCACAGGTTTCCTGCAGATTTTAACTTTTAGAACTAAAATCAAAAGGAATTTCACATTCAGGGACTATTTCCCAGAAAAAAAGATAGAGGGATGAAAATGAAAAACACGCA from Lathyrus oleraceus cultivar Zhongwan6 chromosome 7, CAAS_Psat_ZW6_1.0, whole genome shotgun sequence encodes the following:
- the LOC127105963 gene encoding uncharacterized protein LOC127105963 — encoded protein: MQQPIHKEGFIEKMKLFEVKKAWSSSVRIGALEFGNCSIETPALLLSTRKGLPHFTPPDLLPSLPSPDSHLLQVSPLHFLEGLSPATIAKIGGVHKLIALHDYGIAAVARDSIYSLPESKGANKFGATFETPCGRLLVKPKDYLVMISCMRPNIWATLADEVPAWVSDKRNKTSVDRTLRWLDDCLELDPAVGSVFGAIVGGPSLDERKRCAEEVAKRNVAGYWIGGFGLGEAIDERPALLCAIVDVLPNEKPRMICGLGLPEEILQGIAAGIDLFDSSYIYTLTLGGFALTFSLDKNGNQDNFQPSQIGSDSSKINLRATVYRKDMSPILGDCTCHTCQNYTKAYINHLFNTHEMLAQTLLEIHNTHHYLRFFRVIREAIQEGRFEEYRQTFIESRRGHYERVVVCGDVGWFDRISRFVFKCCAF